The Drosophila sulfurigaster albostrigata strain 15112-1811.04 chromosome 3, ASM2355843v2, whole genome shotgun sequence genomic sequence CGCCCAGCAAATAGCCACACTTGCCACAAATGACCTTGCAGTCATCTTTGGAGCGTCGCAGGCAGCAAGGATATATGGGGAGCAGGGCAAAGCAGCTGTAAAGGAAATTCATGTTAGAAAATTGTTGCATAGATAATTTACAACAATGTGTTTACTACTTaccacagctgcagcagccgctCGAGCCGCACGCCTTGTTCGTGCAATCGCTCGTGGCACTCAGGGCAATACATTTGGCGCAGGCAACTGATGTTCGTGGCGGATGGCGGTGGTGGCGAGACCTTCTCGGCCAGCTGACCCGTTGAATTCGATTTCTTGCAGAAATAGTAATCCGTCTCGTTATCCGCATCCCCATATCCGTACGGATAACCGCGATGCAGAGGCAGATTGGCTCCTGTGCGAGCCTGAAGCAGCTCGTCAAGCGCCTGCGCTGATTGCTGCTTGGCCTGGCCAAGGCCAAGGCCACCGTTTAAATTGATCTCCACCAGATCGGAGTGACTGTCATCGCTGTCCGATGATGGCAGCGAtgatggcggtggcggtggctggATGCTGAACCTTAGTTGCCGGCTCATGTTGATCAACTGTGCGTGCTACGGGTTGGGGCAActctttttcttatttaattttatttagtctTAATTTAGGTTATTGTacaattgaaagcaaaacattatCCAAATGTTTGTCAAGTGCCTGGCTCactttgtgtgtattttgaaaACCAGTTGTCG encodes the following:
- the LOC133842058 gene encoding uncharacterized protein LOC133842058; translation: MSRQLRFSIQPPPPPSSLPSSDSDDSHSDLVEINLNGGLGLGQAKQQSAQALDELLQARTGANLPLHRGYPYGYGDADNETDYYFCKKSNSTGQLAEKVSPPPPSATNISCLRQMYCPECHERLHEQGVRLERLLQLCCFALLPIYPCCLRRSKDDCKVICGKCGYLLGAWKRQ